In Sciurus carolinensis chromosome 17, mSciCar1.2, whole genome shotgun sequence, one genomic interval encodes:
- the LOC124968541 gene encoding translation initiation factor IF-2-like has protein sequence MPEIAAVKRRPGPGDGQSQGSPAPSRVGGGADLSRLRRPGRGASRLPAHTGRAGGAALTCLWGGLWLRRRLERAGARLAGQAPARQRRRARCAAARLGPGSPARRAELNAEAPRTGGRQSSWCTLSEAAETAGTGPGMSRSPGGRRRRRRRGGATGSPTRSPGSSCGQGGLRTPRASSGLRLAGRRTRAGGVTVPGSSAPACLVRHREPLGWHGREEGRAGSAASGKAGPEPPVGRRPWAPGGRHNPDPGPGPICELIRVWAHGCTCPGRL, from the coding sequence ATGCCCGAGATCGCGGCAGTCAAGCGGAGACCGGGCCCAGGAGATGGGCAGTCCCAGGGCAGCCCGGCCCCCAGCAGGGTCGGCGGCGGCGCGGATCTCTCCCGGCTGCGGAGGCCGGGAAGAGGGGCCTCCCGGCTCCCTGCTCACACCGGGCGGGCGGGAGGAGCGGCCCTTACCTGCCTCTGGGGCGGGCTGTGGCTGCGGCGCCGCCTGGAAAGGGCCGGAGCGCGGCTGGCCGGCCAGGCACCCGCCCGGCAGAGACGAAGGGCGAGGTGCGCTGCGGCCAGACTCGGTCCCGGGTCCCCAGCCAGGCGGGCCGAACTGAACGCGGAGGCCCCCAGAACCGGTGGCCGTCAGTCAAGCTGGTGTACCCTCAGCGAGGCGGCGGAGACAGCGGGAACCGGCCCGGGGATGAGCCGCAGCCCCGGCGGCAGGCGGAGGCGGCGAAGGAGGGGCGGGGCCACGGGGTCGCCGACCCGCTCACCCGGAAGCAGTTGTGGTCAGGGCGGCCTGCGAACTCCGCGCGCTTCGTCCGGGCTAAGACTCGCCGGGCGACGTACCCGGGCTGGCGGGGTTACCGTCCCAGGCAGCAGTGCGCCTGCTTGCCTAGTCCGCCACCGCGAGCCTCTGGGGTGGCacgggagggaggaaggaagggcggGGAGCGCGGCCTCCGGTAAGGCGGGGCCTGAGCCACCGGTGGGgcggaggccctgggctcctggaGGCAGGCATAACCCTGACCCTGGACCGGGACCGATATGCGAATTGATACGTGTGTGGGCTCACGGTTGCACCTGCCCGGGTCGCCTCTAA